A genomic segment from Oncorhynchus keta strain PuntledgeMale-10-30-2019 chromosome 7, Oket_V2, whole genome shotgun sequence encodes:
- the LOC118371174 gene encoding G2/M phase-specific E3 ubiquitin-protein ligase-like isoform X1 yields the protein MGPEPHGRKIRCVLCKSSKENLTTGPLSTKDSVTAHQNCLLYSSGVICQNSPEFDDLFGFTVKDVQNEMRRGNRLICYRCKRKGATVGCEVKRCQKSYHYPCAVEDGAHNVEDRIEGKYTVYCQKHNPELGASNGTSLSCNGDSDTEKNNNGETSSKLFCVICEKKEESVSLEHIDSGIFKLYCEKHKPLSFQKELNGPSSCKCDYNTPENQRQTQTPKRRLNFSNKQEVTSSRKSKHRRIMDNSSDSDGDVNRIDMKFSPLESNLEDLVNSEHSSSHWQQRTGRKGGQRGVGFGDDQ from the exons ATGGGTCCCGAGCCACATGGTAGGAAAATACGATGCGTACTTTGTAAAAGTTCCAAGGAAAATCTGACAACTGGACCATTATCGACGAAAGATTCTGTCACCGCTCATCAGAACTGCTTG CTTTATTCATCTGGGGTTATTTGTCAGAACTCGCCAGAGTTTGACGACTTGTTTGGTTTCACTGTAAAAGATGTCCAGAATGAGATGAGGAGGGGAAACAGACTG ATTTGCTACAGGTGTAAGAGGAAGGGTGCCACGGTGGGGTGTGAGGTGAAACGCTGTCAGAAGTCCTACCATTACCCCTGTGCTGTGGAAGACGGGGCCCACAACGTCGAAGACCGTATTGAAGGGAAGTATAC GGTGTACTGTCAGAAGCATAATCCAGAGTTAGGAG CATCCAATGGTACATCTTTGTCCTGCAACGGTGATTCAGACACAGAGAAGAACAACAATGGAGAAACGTCATCCAAG CTGTTTTGTGTCATCTGTGAAAAGAAAGAGGAGAGCGTCAGTCTAGAACACATCGACAGTGGCATTTTCAA GTTGTATTGTGAAAAGCATAAACCACTGTCGTTTCAGAAAGAGCTGAATG GACCCTCATCTTGCAAGTGTGACTACAACACACCTGAAAACCAACGGCAGACACAAACACCCAAG AGACGCTTGAACTTCTCTAACAA ACAGGAAGTGACATCATCAAGAAAGTCCAAACACAGGAGGATAATGGATAACTCCTCAGACTCAG ATGGAGATGTGAATAGGATTGATATGAAGTTTTCCCCTCTGGAGTCCAATCTAGAAGACCTTGTCAACTCTGAACACAG ttccagtcattggcagcagagaacgggaaggaaaggtggccaaagaggagttggctttggggatgaccagtga
- the LOC118371174 gene encoding PHD finger protein 7-like isoform X2: MGPEPHGRKIRCVLCKSSKENLTTGPLSTKDSVTAHQNCLLYSSGVICQNSPEFDDLFGFTVKDVQNEMRRGNRLICYRCKRKGATVGCEVKRCQKSYHYPCAVEDGAHNVEDRIEGKYTVYCQKHNPELGASNGTSLSCNGDSDTEKNNNGETSSKLFCVICEKKEESVSLEHIDSGIFKLYCEKHKPLSFQKELNGPSSCKCDYNTPENQRQTQTPKRRLNFSNKQEVTSSRKSKHRRIMDNSSDSDGDVNRIDMKFSPLESNLEDLVNSEHSNHAETTIASTTGN; the protein is encoded by the exons ATGGGTCCCGAGCCACATGGTAGGAAAATACGATGCGTACTTTGTAAAAGTTCCAAGGAAAATCTGACAACTGGACCATTATCGACGAAAGATTCTGTCACCGCTCATCAGAACTGCTTG CTTTATTCATCTGGGGTTATTTGTCAGAACTCGCCAGAGTTTGACGACTTGTTTGGTTTCACTGTAAAAGATGTCCAGAATGAGATGAGGAGGGGAAACAGACTG ATTTGCTACAGGTGTAAGAGGAAGGGTGCCACGGTGGGGTGTGAGGTGAAACGCTGTCAGAAGTCCTACCATTACCCCTGTGCTGTGGAAGACGGGGCCCACAACGTCGAAGACCGTATTGAAGGGAAGTATAC GGTGTACTGTCAGAAGCATAATCCAGAGTTAGGAG CATCCAATGGTACATCTTTGTCCTGCAACGGTGATTCAGACACAGAGAAGAACAACAATGGAGAAACGTCATCCAAG CTGTTTTGTGTCATCTGTGAAAAGAAAGAGGAGAGCGTCAGTCTAGAACACATCGACAGTGGCATTTTCAA GTTGTATTGTGAAAAGCATAAACCACTGTCGTTTCAGAAAGAGCTGAATG GACCCTCATCTTGCAAGTGTGACTACAACACACCTGAAAACCAACGGCAGACACAAACACCCAAG AGACGCTTGAACTTCTCTAACAA ACAGGAAGTGACATCATCAAGAAAGTCCAAACACAGGAGGATAATGGATAACTCCTCAGACTCAG ATGGAGATGTGAATAGGATTGATATGAAGTTTTCCCCTCTGGAGTCCAATCTAGAAGACCTTGTCAACTCTGAACACAG TAATCATGCTGAGACCACCATTGCTTCCACCACAG GAAATTAG